One Leopardus geoffroyi isolate Oge1 chromosome C1, O.geoffroyi_Oge1_pat1.0, whole genome shotgun sequence DNA segment encodes these proteins:
- the KCNA3 gene encoding potassium voltage-gated channel subfamily A member 3, whose translation MDEHLSLLRSPPPPSARHRAHPPQSPASGGGGAHTLVNPGYAEPAAGPALPPDMTVVPGDHLLEPEAADGGGGPPQGGCGGGGGCDRDRYEPLPPALPAAGEQDCCGERVVINISGLRFETQLKTLCQFPETLLGDPKRRMRYFDPLRNEYFFDRNRPSFDAILYYYQSGGRIRRPVNVPIDIFSEEIRFYQLGEEAMEKFREDEGFLREEERPLPRHDFQRQVWLLFEYPESSGPARGIAIVSVLVILISIVIFCLETLPEFRDEKDYPAASSQEQFEAAGNSTSGAPAGASSFSDPFFVVETLCIIWFSFELLVRFFACPSKATFSRNIMNLIDIVAIIPYFITLGTELAERQGNGQQAMSLAILRVIRLVRVFRIFKLSRHSKGLQILGQTLKASMRELGLLIFFLFIGVILFSSAVYFAEADDPTSGFSSIPDAFWWAVVTMTTVGYGDMHPVTIGGKIVGSLCAIAGVLTIALPVPVIVSNFNYFYHRETEGEEQAQYMHVGSCQHLSSSAEELRKARSNSTLSKSEYMVIEEGGMNHSAFPQTPFKTGNSTATCTTNNNPNSCVNIKKIFTDV comes from the coding sequence ATGGACGAGCACCTCAGCCTGCTGCGCTCACCGCCGCCGCCCTCCGCCCGCCACCGCGCCCACCCTCCCCAGAGCCCcgcgagcggcggcggcggcgcccacACCCTGGTGAACCCCGGCTACGCCGAGCCCGCCGCAGGCCCCGCGCTGCCGCCCGACATGACGGTGGTGCCCGGGGACCACCTGCTGGAGCCGGAGGCGGCCGACGGCGGCGGGGGCCCGCCGCagggcggctgcggcggcggcggaggctgCGACCGCGACCGCTACGAGCCGCTGCCGCCCGCGCTGCCGGCCGCCGGCGAGCAGGACTGCTGCGGGGAGCGCGTGGTGATCAACATCTCCGGGCTGCGCTTCGAGACGCAGCTCAAGACCCTCTGCCAGTTCCCGGAGACGCTGCTGGGCGACCCCAAGCGGCGCATGAGGTACTTCGACCCGCTCCGCAACGAGTACTTCTTCGACCGCAACCGGCCCAGCTTCGACGCCATTCTCTACTACTACCAGTCGGGCGGCCGCATCCGCCGGCCGGTCAACGTGCCCATCGACATCTTCTCCGAGGAGATCCGCTTCTACCAGCTGGGCGAGGAGGCCATGGAGAAGTTCCGCGAGGACGAGGGCTTCCTGCGGGAGGAGGAGCGGCCCCTGCCCCGCCACGACTTCCAGCGCCAGGTGTGGCTGCTCTTCGAGTACCCGGAGAGCTCCGGGCCGGCGCGGGGCATCGCCATCGTGTCCGTGCTCGTCATCCTCATCTCCATTGTCATCTTCTGCCTGGAGACGCTGCCCGAGTTCCGCGACGAGAAGGACTACCCCGCCGCGTCGTCGCAGGAGCAGTTCGAGGCGGCCGGCAACAGCACGTCGGGGGCGCCCGCCGGAGCCTCCAGCTTCTCGGATCCCTTCTTCGTGGTGGAGACCCTGTGCATCATCTGGTTCTCCTTTGAGCTGCTGGTGCGGTTCTTCGCTTGCCCCAGCAAAGCCACCTTCTCGCGAAACATCATGAACCTGATAGACATCGTGGCCATCATCCCTTATTTCATCACTCTGGGCACCGAGCTGGCTGAGCGACAGGGCAATGGACAGCAAGCCATGTCCCTGGCCATCCTGAGGGTCATCCGGCTGGTGCGCGTCTTCCGCATCTTCAAGCTCTCCAGGCACTCCAAGGGGCTGCAGATCCTGGGCCAGACGCTGAAGGCTTCCATGCGGGAGCTGGGCTTGCTCATCTTTTTCCTCTTCATCGGGGTCATCCTTTTCTCCAGCGCGGTCTACTTTGCCGAGGCAGACGACCCCACTTCAGGTTTTAGCAGTATCCCGGATGCCTTCTGGTGGGCAGTGGTAACCATGACAACAGTAGGTTACGGTGACATGCACCCGGTGACCATAGGGGGCAAGATTGTGGGGTCGCTCTGTGCCATCGCTGGTGTCTTGACCATTGCTTTGCCAGTCCCTGTGATTGTTTCCAACTTCAATTACTTCTACCACCGGGAGACAGAAGGGGAAGAACAAGCCCAGTACATGCACGTGGGAAGTTGCCAGCACCTCTCCTCGTCGGCGGAGGAGCTCCGAAAAGCAAGGAGTAACTCGACTCTGAGTAAGTCGGAGTATATGGTGATCGAAGAGGGGGGCATGAACCATAGCGCTTTCCCCCAGACCCCTTTCAAAACGGGCAATTCCACGGCCACCTGCACCACGAACAATAATCCCAACTCCTGTGTCAACATCAAAAAGATATTCACTGACGTCTAA